The Bacteroidota bacterium genomic interval GCCTAACAATCAATCCTTAATACTTCACAATACGTTTTATCCCTTGTACTTTTCCTTTTGTATCTGATATTATTACAATGTAAACTCCTTGTTTAAAGTCAGAAACATTAACTACTTCAGTATTATTTACAGTTAGTATTTCTTGTTTTACAGTATTTCCTAAAATATCTGTAATTCTTATTTTTAATCTTTTTGTAACTGTTGAATTTATAGACAAATAAAATTTATTTCTAACAGGATTTGGATAAATGTCAAATTTGAAGTCATTTTTAGTAATTCTTGGAGGAATGCTAATAATTGTAGTGTCGAAGAAAGTTCCAAAAAACATTAAACCACCTCTTGCACTGCCTACAATAATATCAGGAAAACTGTCGGCATCCATTCTTGCAATTGTTGGTCTTAATTTTAATCCGAGCGATCTTTTTACAATCTTTTTGTTAATTGAATCATAAATAAGAGTATCAATAGAAGTGAATGATGCATTAAGATCAATATCAATGTCTTTATAAAAATAAAGATGTCCTACGGTAATTCCTGCTGATTTTCTCCAAGTATTTGCTCCAACCACCATATCAAGATGACCATTGTTGTCAAGGTCTGCAATTGCCGGTGTAGTAAAATGATTTCCTTGTTCGAAGAAAACGCCACCAAAAGTATCATTAACAAGAGTAAACACAGGCGTATTTTTTGTTCCTGTATTTTTATAATAATTTAATTTCCCAAAATATTGACCAACAACAATATCCATCAAAGAATCTTTATTTAGGTCAATTAAAAATGGTGCTGAATATCCTCCAAGTATTTTTGTAAAAGGAATACTGTCTCTTTTAAAATCTGCAATATTCCCTACAGCTGCTTCATTTTTATAAAAAAGAACATTTCCATTTTTAACACCCATAACAAGGTCTTTGACATTATCACCATTGTAATCTCCAAAATTTATTGTAATTCCTTCCATGCTGTTTGCTGAAAGTCCCAAATAATCATCATCTATAAGTTTGAAAACATTGCTATCGGATTTGCCAATATTTTCGTATAAAAATATTCTATCGTTTTTAAAATATGTTGTGTAATAACTACCAATTGTTGCAATAAAAAGGTCTTTGTCGCCATCAGCATCATAATCAAAAAATGCTGGATAAGTAGCACCGCCAAGGTCAATCATTTCATTCTGTAAAAAATCATCCTGAACAAATTCCATATCGGGATTATTATTCTCTCCTTTATTGGTATAAAGCCAAATTTGATTTAATGTTTCAAAAGAATCTTTAATATCTTTATCGGTTGGAGCAGTAATCATATCTCTTATTCCATCCCTGTTTACATCAATGTAATAAATTGCAGGCATTGCCATAATATCAATTGGTTTATCATAAGATGGGAAGTTCATATTACAATTAATAATTGAATCCATTGCCTGACTGTTATCGTTTTTCCCATTTTCTAAAAATACAATTCCGGGGAATTCAACGTCTCCTACGAGAAGGTCAACATCACCATCATTATCCATATCATTTGCAAAAACAGTTGAACCTGCATGTCTTACAGCTCTTTCTTCATAGAAATTATTTTTAAAAATCTTAACATCAGAATCATAGTTGCTATAATCTTCACTATAATTTTTGTAAGAACCCATCCAGTCCGGTGGTTTGTTATTTAAAAAAACTTCATTTGATTCATCATGTTCCATAAAATAACCCCAGTATTCATCAATACAGCTAAAAACAAAGCTATCCACATTTCCGTAAACTTCCTTTGAAATATTATTGTAAAGACGCATATATGATCCACCGAGTGGATCAAATGTAAGTACATCCATATCTCCATCT includes:
- a CDS encoding T9SS type A sorting domain-containing protein, which encodes MKNFIQLIILLSILSFSANSQNLHHFYQNNGIPVYDSNSNKLDNAFGGGLQFPVFAGIDLNNDFKTDFVILDKIDNRILTYINIGNGDTIDFTYAPQYEALFPDTLSSFIIFKDYNNDGLLDLFTYSGTLGAGISAYKNIGDDLSDIRFKLEEEQLTTHFGGNFEWYTNLPMFTVDIPALIDIDGDGDMDVLTFDPLGGSYMRLYNNISKEVYGNVDSFVFSCIDEYWGYFMEHDESNEVFLNNKPPDWMGSYKNYSEDYSNYDSDVKIFKNNFYEERAVRHAGSTVFANDMDNDGDVDLLVGDVEFPGIVFLENGKNDNSQAMDSIINCNMNFPSYDKPIDIMAMPAIYYIDVNRDGIRDMITAPTDKDIKDSFETLNQIWLYTNKGENNNPDMEFVQDDFLQNEMIDLGGATYPAFFDYDADGDKDLFIATIGSYYTTYFKNDRIFLYENIGKSDSNVFKLIDDDYLGLSANSMEGITINFGDYNGDNVKDLVMGVKNGNVLFYKNEAAVGNIADFKRDSIPFTKILGGYSAPFLIDLNKDSLMDIVVGQYFGKLNYYKNTGTKNTPVFTLVNDTFGGVFFEQGNHFTTPAIADLDNNGHLDMVVGANTWRKSAGITVGHLYFYKDIDIDLNASFTSIDTLIYDSINKKIVKRSLGLKLRPTIARMDADSFPDIIVGSARGGLMFFGTFFDTTIISIPPRITKNDFKFDIYPNPVRNKFYLSINSTVTKRLKIRITDILGNTVKQEILTVNNTEVVNVSDFKQGVYIVIISDTKGKVQGIKRIVKY